The Sagittula stellata E-37 sequence GAAGTACGACTTCCAGGGTGTCTTCCAGCAGGTCTTCAACTTCTGCACCATCGAGCTGTCGGCGTTCTACTTCGACATCCGCAAGGACGCGCTTTATTGCGACGGGGACACCGCCCGCCGCCGTGCCGCGCGCACCGTGATGGACATCCTCTTCCACCGTTTGACGACCTGGCTCGCCCCGATCCTCGTCTTCACGATGGAGGAAGTCTGGCTGGAACGCTTCCCCGCCGACGACAGCTCCATCCACCTGCAGGACATGCCGGAGACGCCCGCCGACTGGCGCGACGCCACGCTGGCCTCGAAATGGCAGATGGTGCGCCGCGCCCGCCGCGCGGTGACGGCCGCGCTGGAAATCCAGCGCACCGACAAGGTCATCGGTGCCTCGCTGGAGGCCGCGCCGGTGGTCCATGTCTCCGACGCCGCGATGCTGGAGGCGCTGAAGACCACCACCTTCGAGGACATCTGCATCACGTCTGCCATCACCCTGACGGACGCCCCCGCGCCGGACGACGCTTTCCGCGTGACCGACGTGCCGGAGATCGCCGTGGTCTTCGCCAAGGCGGATGGCCAGAAATGCCAGCGCTGTTGGAAGATCCTGCCGGACGTGGGCACACACAGCCACCCGGCCACCTGCGCCCGCTGCGACGAGGCGCTGTCCTGATCTTCAAGAACGCCCCGGTCCGCTAGGCCGGGGCGTTCTCCTTTCGGGACGGCATTCGCCCGCCAGCATCGCCGACGCCTCCCGCTCGTCTGCACGTGCCCACGCCACTTGCCCTAACGTCACCCTTTTGCCAGTATCATCCGGAGACTTTCTCCGGAGACCCCATGTTCCGCCGCACCTTCCTGCTGTCGATGCCCGCCCTGGTCGCCTGCTCCGTCGCGCCGCAGGGTCTGTCCCTGGCCCCAGAGTCCACGCTGATCCTGACCCGACATGCCGACCGGCAGGACAACCTCGACCTGCTCAGCGACACGGGGCGGGACCGGGCCCGCGCGTTGGTCGCCGCGACAAAGGACCTGATCGTCACCCGCATCCATGCCCCCGGTATCGACCGCAACCTTGCGACGGCAGCGCCGCTCGCCAAGGCGCTGGACCTGCCGGTCGAGCGCATCCCGCAAGAGCACCCCACCGCCGCGCTGGTGCAAAGCGCGCAGGGCCGCTCGGTCATCTGGATCGGCAACAAGGGCAACCTGACCCGCATCTGGGAAGACCTCCGCCTGACCGGTCCCGCGCCGCTGGAATACGGCGACCTCGCCATCCTCCGCGCCGACGCAAATGGCACCGCCACCATCGAACGACGCCGGTATGGGCCCGTCTGACGAGGCTATCGCCGACACGCTCCTCCGCCTCACCGACGCACCACGCAGTTTCTGCCCGCATGAGGCCGCCCGCGCGCCGTCCAGCGACTGGCCCCCGTTGATGCCCCGCGTCCGCGCCCTGGCAGCAGCGCCGCCGACTGCTACCAAGAGGCGCCGGTCGCCGCCCTGATCGCGCGCGGACCGATCCGGCATGCACTTTCAGCAGATCGTTGACGCGAACGCTCGCCCTATGGTCTAGTAATCCTATTCAGACACGCATTTCGCGCCCCAAAATTTGTTCAGGATATTGCCATGGCCAACCTCACCGATCCGCAGGTTTCGGCGGAAGAGATGGATGCCATGCTGGCGTCCGGCGCTGCGGAGCCGCAACTCCGCGCCGAATTCGGAGACGCCCTCTACGACGAGTTGCACGTCCTTGCCCGCATGGCACAGGAGGCCAAGGCCCGTCGCAGCGCCGCCGCCGGCCACGTTTTCCTGCTGCCCGGCATCATGGGCTCCAAGCTCTCGGTGATCGACGGCGCCCGCAGCGACGAAATATGGCTCTCGATCCGCAACCTCTACAAGGGCCGGGTCACCGAACTGGCCTACCCGTCCGACACCTTCCGGGTCACCGCCTCCGGCGTGTTCCTCTTCGCCTATCAGCGGATGCGGCTCAGGCTGATCATCAAGGGCCATGACGTTCAGTTCCTGCCCTTCGACTGGCGCGAGGACATAGCGACAACTGCCGACGACCTGTGGCCCGCCATCGAAGCCGTGGAAAAGCCGGTCTCGCTGATCTGCCATTCCATGGGCGGACTAGTGGCCCGGGCGCTGGCCGCGCGCGATGGCGACCGCCGCCTGATCCGCAAGGTCGTCACGCTGGGCACGCCCAACCTCGGGTCCTATTCCCCTGTGATGACCCTGCGCGGCCTCAACGACAACGTCCACCTCCTCGCCCGGCTCGACAGCACCGGCATCGGGCCGAAAGCACTGGTGGAAACCCTCGTCAACCGCTTCCCCGGCCTGTTGCAGATGATGCCTTCACCTGATGCACGGCGCGACGAGAACTGGTTCGACGCGGGCTTCTGGCCGAAGCAGGACAGCCTGATCCCGGATGCCGCGATCCTCGCCGCCGCCGGAAAGGCGCAGGCCGAGTTGCCGCCGCCGGACGACCGCTTTACCCAGATCGTCGGCCTGGGCATGCGCACCGTCCACGACGTGCGTATCGACAAGGGCGAACTCTTCTATAATCATAACGACGACGGCGACGGCACCGTCCCGCGTACGCTGGCCGAGATGGACGGCGCCGACCGGCGCTTCTACATCGAGGGCAAGCACGGCCAGCTCTGCAACCTGCGCGCCGCCATCGACGCCTGCGACGCGGTACTGAACGGCCGTGTGCCCGACCTTGCCGACGACCCCGACGCCTTCCGCACTCTGACCGCGAGCGTCAGCGCAGAGCCGGAGAAGGCCCTGCGCAGTGCGGCGCGGAGCGGGCTGCCCCGCACCGGTGATCCCGACGATCCGGCCTTCTCCGAACAGGCGTTGCTGGAGGGCTTCCTCTCCGCCGAGGCCGACATCGACAAGATCGAGCGCGAAGCCCTCAGGCCCACCACGCCCACGCTGCCCGCCCCTCTGGCGCCGCACACCGACGATGGCACCTACGTCTACACACGCCAGAAGAAGGCCCTCCGCCGCATCAACATCGACGTGATGAACGCCGACATCCTGGATGTGCCGGCCGACGCCTATGTGCTGGGCATCTTCGAAGGGGTCACCACGCTCGGCGGCGCCATCGGCGCGGTGGATTACGAACTGGACGGGATGCTGTCTGCCCAGATCGCCGACGGCCAGATCACCGGTCGGAAGGGAGAGGTCACCTTTATCCCGATACCCCGCCACCACTTGCGCACCTCGCATGTGGTCGTGGTGGGCCTCGGCGCTTTCGGTCCGAAGGACACGATCACCGCCGCCGTGCGTATCGCCGGGCGCAACATGATGCGCTCGCTGTGCATCTCCGAAGTGTCGAGCTTCGCGGGCGTGCTGCTGGGCGCGGACTCCGGCCCGACCCCGGTCGAGATCTTCCGCGAACTCTTTGGCGGGATATTCGAGGCGCTGGAGGACTGGGACGAAGACCAGAGCTTCTCCTGCATCCGGCTCTGCGAATACAACCCCGACCGCTACGAGGAAATCGCCGACGGGCTCAACCGCACCTTCGCCGGGTTCAACATGTCCGACTGCGAGATCGTGGTGCAGAAGAAGCCGGCCCCCTTGAATCGCCGCCGCGCCGGACCGGCCCCGCATCCGAAGCTGCCCGAGATATTCACAGTCCAGGCCGAAGTAACGGAGGAGGACCGCGACCCGGTGGTGACGCTTCAGCTTCATCACGTGCCCGGCTCCGGCAACAGGGAGGCGCAGCTCGCGACCTCGCAGATGACGTTCCAGATGTCGGAACTCGACGCACGCACGGCCCCATTGTCGCGCGCCATGACGTCGGAGAAGCTGCGCGGCGTGGCGGAAGACATAGAAAAGCTCATCCTCTCGAAAGCGTTCCGCGAAAAGATGGAGGCCGGGCAGAGCTTCGAGTACGGGCTTCAGGTGGTCTGCGATACCTGGGCCTCGCGCATCCCTTGGGAGGTGCTGCACCTCGGCAAGGCGCCCGTCGCGCTGCGGGGCGGTCTGAACCGCTGGTATCTGCCGGCAACGGGCGGAGTCCGCCGCGCCGCGCGCCGTCCCGTCGGCGCCCGCAACCGCGGGCGGCCGGTCAACGTCCTCATGGTCGCCGATCCGACGCGCGACCTGTCAGGCGCCCGGAAGGAAGCTCGGCAGATCGAAGCCACTCTGGCCGGACGCCCCGGCGTGCGGCTCGACACACGTGAGGGCGGCGAGGCAACGGTGGCGGCGGTCGCGGCTGCGCTCGGGCAGGACGATGTGGGCCGGGTCTACGACATTTTCCACTACGCCGGACACGCCTTCTTCGACCCCGCGGACCGGGCGCGCAGCGGGCTGATCCTGGCCGGCGAGGACACGCTGCACGGCACCGACATCGCCGATCTGGCGCAGGTGCCCGGCTTCGTCTTCCTGAACGCCTGTGAATCCCTACGCGTCCGCAAGCGCGGCGCGCGCGACGCCGGACCGCCCACCGCACAGGACTTCGCCATGCGCAACACTGGCCTGGCCGAAGCCTTCCTGCTGGCCGGCGTGCGGCACATCGTCGGCACCTTCTGGCCGGTGAACGACGACACGGCGGTGAACTTCTCGTCCGTGTTCTACGAACAGGTGCAGGCCCAGACCATCGGCGCCGCCCTGACCGAGGCGCGCCGGATCATCCACGAGGTGCACGACAGCAGCGAATGGGTGAACTACATCCACTACGGCGCCGCCAACGATCCGATCTGAGCGGCGGCCCCACCCGGGTTTTGCGCAGGGTCGCCGCACGGCGCGAAACCGGTTCGGGGCGCGGGCTGGAGGGTGGGCCGCTGAAACCGCGAGGTTTCAGTCGGGGCGCACGGAAGGCTGCGCCGCCAGCCTGGAACGGGGACCATCTTCGTCCGCCGCGCGGCCAGGCGGTCACGGGAACAGACGGTGTGGCAAAAAAGTCAGGTCAGGCCAGCCCGCGATCCCGGGCGATCATCGCCGCATGTGTCCTGTTGCGCGCTTCCAGCTTCCGCGACAGCGTCTTGACGTGCAGCTTGACGGTGACTTCCTGCAGGTCGAGGTCGCGGGCGATTTCCTTGTTGGCCTTGCCGTCGCAGATGCCGCGCAGCACTTCCAGTTCGCGCCGCGTCAGCATGCCACCCGCGTCGTCGGGGTCCTTCTGCATGAACTCGATCGGCGCGTAGATCTCGCCCGCCGCCATGAACCGCGCTGCCGTCAGCAGCGACCGCGCCGACAGGGTCTTGGGGATGAACCCCTGTGCGCCGGACTTCAGAGCCGCGTCCGCCACATCGCGCGATGCGCTGCCGGACAGGATCGCCACCGGGCGCCCTTCGTTGGCATCGCGCATCCGCGCCAGCCCTTCCAGACCGTTCATGCCCGGCATATTGTAGTCCAGAAGGACCAGATCGAATGTCCCGGACGTCTTTGCCGCGTTCACCGCCTCTTCAAGCGTCGCGACCGTCTGCACCTCTTCGATGTCAGAACCGTCCAGAAATGCCGCGATCGTTTCCCGCACGAGGTCGTGATCGTCAGCCACCAGAATACGCATTAAACGTTCCCTTCGTCATCGGCGCAGCGCATGAACGCAACGCCCCTCTCCCGTACATCAGGCCAGGTCGGTCGTGTTCCGGTCTTGCCAAAAGAAGCTTAAGACACGATTTATCTGACCCGAACCTGCCAAATGTCCACACCAGCACCGGTAGTACGAAACCTCGTCCAGCCGCAACAGACGCCAACCAGTGACAACATCGTGACAACGCAGCGTTAGCCAGGGTCGCCTCATATACGAATGCGCCTTTTTTATACCTTAACAGTCGGTAGCGCGAACACGCCAGGTAAGCTAGCTTCTACCTTACGCAAACAAGTGCGTGGATTACTTTATCGGAGGTTGCGTTGCTCGGAAAGCGTATTGTCGACTGCGCAAGGATTTTCCTGGCCATCGTTGTCATTGGCTCTGCCGGGCACGCGCAAGAATTGCCGCAGCCCGAAGGCCCCGTGCTGCTGACTGTCATCGGCGACATGCCCGTCACCAATGCCAGCGGACGGGCGGAGTTCGACCGCGAGATGCTCGAAGATCTGGGCATGCGCGAAGTCGAGACATCGACCATCTGGACGGATGGCACGCAGGTCTTCGCGGGTCCGCCGCTCAAGGCGATCATGGATCGGCTGCAGGCCAAGGGCAGCACGCTCCGTGCCGTGGCGGTCAACGACTACGCCATCGAGATCCCGTTTTCGGACGTCAGCGACGACACCGCGATTCTGGCGATCGAACGCAACGGAGAGCCCATGTCCGTCCGCGAAAAAGGTCCTTTGTGGGTCATCTATCCCTACGACAGCGATCAGCGCTTCCGGACGGAGACCTACCATTCGCGCAGCATCTGGCAACTTGATACGATCGAAGTCCTTCCCTGACATGCGCTGGTTTTGTTAAGGGCGTGGCGTGACCAGCCACCGGACCTCCTTCTCTATTTCGCGCAGCACGCTGGTGCGCCGCATCCTTGCGGCCTCCGTGATCGCGGTGCTTATGGCGGTGATCGTGGTCCTCGGCCTCGAAGTGCCTCGTCAGCTTGCGCGGCTGGACGAGTCCGCCGCCGAAAACGTCCAGTGGACCATCGGCCAGGCCGAGACCGAAGTCATCGCTCTGGAACTGGCGGCGGCGCACGCCATCAGCGATCCGGATGACCCTGCCGGGCTCGACGAAGTGCGCTTGCGCTTCGACATCGCCTACAGCCGGATCGAAACCCTCCAGCGCGCAAAGGTGCTGGAGGAGCTGCGCAGCGGCGACGAGGTCGACAACGAACTGACGGCCGCGGTGGACTTCCGCGACAAGTGGGTCAGCGTCATCGACAGTCCCGACGACGTTCTTCGGGCTGCACTGCCGGACCTGCTCGACGCGGCGCAAGAGGTACGGACGGACCTGCGGCGTCTCGCCCTCAGCGGTATCGCCTTTTTCGCCCGGGTCGGCGACATGCGCCGGGAAGAGATCATCAACACCCTCTTCAGCATCGGTCTGATGACCATTGCGCTGGTCGGAATCCTGCTGATCCTGATCTCTGCGGTCCTGCGGCTCGCCCGGCAGCGCGAGGGCGAGGCGCAGGCCAACTTCGAGACACGGCGGAGGATGGAGACGATCATCTCGACCTCGCTCGACGCCGTGGTCGCGGTCAGCCGGGAAAACCGGATCATCGAATGGAACGGCGCGGCGGAACGCGTCTTTGGCTACACCCGGGCCGAGGCGATCGGGACCGACATGCCCACTCTTATCGTACCACCGCACTTCCGGGAGATGCACCGTTCGGGCATGTCACGCTACTTGAACGACGGCGAACCGCGCGTCATCGGTCGCGGCATCGTCCAGCTTGAGGCCATGCGCAAGGATGGCACGGTCTTTCCGGTGGACCTGTCTCTCGCCAAGGCAAACAGCCCGACGGGAGAGATCTTCGTCGCCTTCCTGCGCGACATATCCGACCGGGTGCGCAGCGACGAGGCGCTGCGCCGCGCCCGCGACCGCGCCGTCGCCGGCGAAAAGCAGAAGGCAGAACTGCTGGCCGTGATGAGCCACGAGATGCGCACCCCGCTGAACGGCATCCTCGGCACTCTGGAATTGCTGGAGGCCGACAGCCTCCCGGCAGAGGACCAGCGCTACCTGCGCATCATCCGGCAGTCGAGCGAGATCCTGCTGGGCCATGTCAACGAGGTGCTCGACATCTCCCGGCTGGACGCTGGCAAGATGACCCTGCGCAAGACCCGCTTCGACCTCGTGGCGCTGCTGGAAGAGATCGTCGAAAGCCAGGCCGACCGCGCACGCGCGCAGGGCAACTTGCTGACGCTGCGCCCGCCCAACCCGGCCCTGCACGAGGTCTACTCCGACCCCGACCGACTGCGGCAGATCCTGCTGAACCTCGTGTCGAACGCGATCAAGTTCACCGCCGGCGGCCGGATCATGATCGAGGCCGACTGCGATTCCGGCATGGACGATTGCGAGCTGCGGGTGATCGACACCGGCGTCGGCATCAAGCCGGACGACCTGGCGCGCATATTCGACGACTTCGTGACCATCGATTCCAGCTATGGGCGGCGCAACACCGGCACCGGCCTGGGTCTGAGCATCTCGCAAAGGCTCGCCACCGCTCTGGGGGGCGAACTGGGCGCCGAGAGCGAACCGGGGGACGGCTCCGTCTTCTGGCTGCGGCTGCCCCTTGCCCCGCCGGTCGGCGCCCCGGTCGCGCGCCCCCGCGCAGCAAATGCCCCTGCCCCCGCTCCGGTCCTGCCCCCGCTCGACGTGCTGCTGGTCGAAGACAACGCCATCAACCGCGAGGTCGCCCGGCACATGCTGCAGCGCGACGGCCACAAGGTGACCGAGGCGCACGACGGGCGCGAGGGCGTGGAAGCGGCGCAGACGCGGGACTTCGACGTGATCCTCATGGATATCTCGATGCCCGGTATGGACGGTATCCAGGCGTCGCGCGCGATCCGGCAATCCGGCGGCCACAGCGTGGCGACACCGATCATCGCAACCACCGCCCATGCCATGCCGGAAGAAGTGCGCGCCTTTCACGCCGCCGGCATCGCCACTGTCCTGACGAAACCGATCAGCGCCAACGCGCTGCGGCAGTCGCTGGCCAGCGTGCTTGCCCCGGAACGCCTGCCCGAGGCACC is a genomic window containing:
- a CDS encoding response regulator, which produces MRILVADDHDLVRETIAAFLDGSDIEEVQTVATLEEAVNAAKTSGTFDLVLLDYNMPGMNGLEGLARMRDANEGRPVAILSGSASRDVADAALKSGAQGFIPKTLSARSLLTAARFMAAGEIYAPIEFMQKDPDDAGGMLTRRELEVLRGICDGKANKEIARDLDLQEVTVKLHVKTLSRKLEARNRTHAAMIARDRGLA
- a CDS encoding CHAT domain-containing protein, with protein sequence MANLTDPQVSAEEMDAMLASGAAEPQLRAEFGDALYDELHVLARMAQEAKARRSAAAGHVFLLPGIMGSKLSVIDGARSDEIWLSIRNLYKGRVTELAYPSDTFRVTASGVFLFAYQRMRLRLIIKGHDVQFLPFDWREDIATTADDLWPAIEAVEKPVSLICHSMGGLVARALAARDGDRRLIRKVVTLGTPNLGSYSPVMTLRGLNDNVHLLARLDSTGIGPKALVETLVNRFPGLLQMMPSPDARRDENWFDAGFWPKQDSLIPDAAILAAAGKAQAELPPPDDRFTQIVGLGMRTVHDVRIDKGELFYNHNDDGDGTVPRTLAEMDGADRRFYIEGKHGQLCNLRAAIDACDAVLNGRVPDLADDPDAFRTLTASVSAEPEKALRSAARSGLPRTGDPDDPAFSEQALLEGFLSAEADIDKIEREALRPTTPTLPAPLAPHTDDGTYVYTRQKKALRRINIDVMNADILDVPADAYVLGIFEGVTTLGGAIGAVDYELDGMLSAQIADGQITGRKGEVTFIPIPRHHLRTSHVVVVGLGAFGPKDTITAAVRIAGRNMMRSLCISEVSSFAGVLLGADSGPTPVEIFRELFGGIFEALEDWDEDQSFSCIRLCEYNPDRYEEIADGLNRTFAGFNMSDCEIVVQKKPAPLNRRRAGPAPHPKLPEIFTVQAEVTEEDRDPVVTLQLHHVPGSGNREAQLATSQMTFQMSELDARTAPLSRAMTSEKLRGVAEDIEKLILSKAFREKMEAGQSFEYGLQVVCDTWASRIPWEVLHLGKAPVALRGGLNRWYLPATGGVRRAARRPVGARNRGRPVNVLMVADPTRDLSGARKEARQIEATLAGRPGVRLDTREGGEATVAAVAAALGQDDVGRVYDIFHYAGHAFFDPADRARSGLILAGEDTLHGTDIADLAQVPGFVFLNACESLRVRKRGARDAGPPTAQDFAMRNTGLAEAFLLAGVRHIVGTFWPVNDDTAVNFSSVFYEQVQAQTIGAALTEARRIIHEVHDSSEWVNYIHYGAANDPI
- a CDS encoding hybrid sensor histidine kinase/response regulator → MTSHRTSFSISRSTLVRRILAASVIAVLMAVIVVLGLEVPRQLARLDESAAENVQWTIGQAETEVIALELAAAHAISDPDDPAGLDEVRLRFDIAYSRIETLQRAKVLEELRSGDEVDNELTAAVDFRDKWVSVIDSPDDVLRAALPDLLDAAQEVRTDLRRLALSGIAFFARVGDMRREEIINTLFSIGLMTIALVGILLILISAVLRLARQREGEAQANFETRRRMETIISTSLDAVVAVSRENRIIEWNGAAERVFGYTRAEAIGTDMPTLIVPPHFREMHRSGMSRYLNDGEPRVIGRGIVQLEAMRKDGTVFPVDLSLAKANSPTGEIFVAFLRDISDRVRSDEALRRARDRAVAGEKQKAELLAVMSHEMRTPLNGILGTLELLEADSLPAEDQRYLRIIRQSSEILLGHVNEVLDISRLDAGKMTLRKTRFDLVALLEEIVESQADRARAQGNLLTLRPPNPALHEVYSDPDRLRQILLNLVSNAIKFTAGGRIMIEADCDSGMDDCELRVIDTGVGIKPDDLARIFDDFVTIDSSYGRRNTGTGLGLSISQRLATALGGELGAESEPGDGSVFWLRLPLAPPVGAPVARPRAANAPAPAPVLPPLDVLLVEDNAINREVARHMLQRDGHKVTEAHDGREGVEAAQTRDFDVILMDISMPGMDGIQASRAIRQSGGHSVATPIIATTAHAMPEEVRAFHAAGIATVLTKPISANALRQSLASVLAPERLPEAPPPAAPHETPANSAPSAGTHAALIDLAHLDEVREDLPEDKLAAALHTFACELEDFMSSLSVDEFAGTDAAETAKLGAEAHRLAGSSGVFGALPLADALRAFERHARADDKTALASDAAALQTTWRETRAALRAEGLDTAAPAPGAPT
- a CDS encoding DUF3253 domain-containing protein, which produces MGPSDEAIADTLLRLTDAPRSFCPHEAARAPSSDWPPLMPRVRALAAAPPTATKRRRSPP
- a CDS encoding molybdopterin-dependent oxidoreductase gives rise to the protein MLGKRIVDCARIFLAIVVIGSAGHAQELPQPEGPVLLTVIGDMPVTNASGRAEFDREMLEDLGMREVETSTIWTDGTQVFAGPPLKAIMDRLQAKGSTLRAVAVNDYAIEIPFSDVSDDTAILAIERNGEPMSVREKGPLWVIYPYDSDQRFRTETYHSRSIWQLDTIEVLP
- a CDS encoding histidine phosphatase family protein, which encodes MFRRTFLLSMPALVACSVAPQGLSLAPESTLILTRHADRQDNLDLLSDTGRDRARALVAATKDLIVTRIHAPGIDRNLATAAPLAKALDLPVERIPQEHPTAALVQSAQGRSVIWIGNKGNLTRIWEDLRLTGPAPLEYGDLAILRADANGTATIERRRYGPV